In the Victivallis sp. Marseille-Q1083 genome, one interval contains:
- a CDS encoding site-specific integrase has product MAGMKRLELPEIARRMKQMPLKYAAIVAIGVPTGCRISEILPLRRRDLIEYESIREVVSFEKLKARDGDNCRKMTIPGVFRATLVRWLNHEADRGYCRPDDYVFRGQAGDHLSRFTCYNYFRSILGRGYGTHWMRKTFAWEIFRYYLKQSAADPIRALELTRQALGHARIDTTIKYLGIAEEALYEAQNAIFADIETEEEHGQ; this is encoded by the coding sequence ATGGCCGGTATGAAGCGCCTGGAATTGCCGGAAATCGCCCGGAGAATGAAACAGATGCCGCTGAAATACGCGGCAATCGTGGCGATCGGCGTCCCGACCGGCTGTCGTATCTCGGAAATCCTGCCGTTGCGGCGTCGGGATTTGATCGAATACGAATCAATCCGGGAAGTGGTCAGCTTTGAGAAACTCAAAGCCCGCGACGGCGACAACTGCCGTAAAATGACGATACCGGGCGTGTTCCGGGCGACGCTGGTCCGCTGGCTGAATCATGAAGCTGACCGGGGTTATTGCCGGCCGGACGATTATGTCTTCCGGGGGCAGGCCGGCGACCACCTGTCGCGGTTTACCTGTTATAACTATTTTCGCTCGATTCTGGGCCGTGGTTACGGCACCCATTGGATGCGGAAAACGTTCGCCTGGGAAATCTTTCGTTATTACCTGAAACAAAGCGCCGCCGACCCGATACGGGCGCTGGAATTGACCCGGCAGGCGCTGGGGCACGCGCGGATCGACACCACGATTAAATACCTCGGCATTGCGGAAGAAGCGCTCTACGAAGCGCAAAACGCCATCTTTGCCGATATAGAGACAGAGGAAGAACATGGACAATGA
- a CDS encoding transposase encodes MQLSLFCDYRGYANSKYESLFLALEESHTSVAKKKGPGRIGYGDLAYLKAYVYKHAEEIKSIPELLRNLQRNPVICEMIGFQYDSLPDSSRFYTFLSKTKNSEIQAIHHAAVQSLIGGGVVSLDVLIVDSKPVMANTKHNNPKNPSRSLDKEDKIPRNPKATLGYYSYLKQPFGTGKQFSFFWGFRTHVLVSEEGVPLVEITKPNNISDEQIAHSLLRKLKRVYGQKKGRVFIADSAYDHRQFYDFIKDEIKGQACIPINPRNQQAAKLLGEKGCPICPGGLEMKYSCITKSEGRTRKKFRCPIIAGTRPEKAELPGQCPCNHQRFCTGSRYGCTAYIDVTDDARAQVPRQSAWYKETYTKRTGVERYFSRLGSREVEQTTHFNYRAIRNQMSIAHLTLALTAVAAAFILEQPDKIRCYKSFADAA; translated from the coding sequence ATGCAACTATCTTTATTCTGCGATTATCGCGGGTACGCCAACTCCAAATACGAGAGCCTGTTTCTTGCGCTGGAAGAATCTCATACTAGTGTCGCTAAGAAGAAAGGTCCTGGTCGTATCGGCTATGGAGATTTGGCTTACCTCAAAGCATACGTTTACAAGCACGCGGAGGAAATCAAAAGCATTCCGGAGCTCTTGCGCAATCTGCAACGGAATCCGGTGATCTGCGAAATGATCGGTTTCCAGTATGATTCGCTGCCGGACTCGTCCCGTTTTTATACATTCCTGAGCAAGACAAAAAACTCCGAAATCCAGGCGATTCATCATGCGGCGGTTCAGTCGCTGATCGGCGGCGGCGTGGTTTCGCTTGACGTCCTGATCGTCGATTCCAAACCGGTCATGGCCAATACCAAGCACAACAATCCCAAAAATCCGAGTCGCTCATTGGATAAAGAGGATAAAATCCCCCGCAATCCCAAAGCGACTCTCGGCTATTATTCTTACTTGAAACAGCCATTCGGCACGGGCAAGCAATTCAGCTTTTTCTGGGGCTTCCGGACGCACGTATTGGTCTCCGAAGAAGGCGTTCCGCTGGTCGAAATCACCAAGCCGAACAACATCTCCGACGAACAGATTGCGCACTCGCTCTTACGCAAACTCAAACGGGTCTACGGACAGAAGAAAGGCCGAGTTTTTATCGCCGATTCCGCCTATGACCACCGCCAATTCTACGACTTTATCAAGGACGAAATCAAAGGCCAAGCATGCATCCCAATCAATCCGCGCAACCAGCAAGCGGCCAAACTTCTCGGCGAAAAAGGCTGTCCCATCTGTCCCGGCGGACTCGAAATGAAATATTCATGCATCACCAAGAGCGAAGGCCGCACCCGCAAGAAATTCCGCTGTCCGATCATCGCCGGAACGCGCCCGGAAAAAGCCGAATTACCTGGCCAATGCCCTTGCAATCATCAACGATTCTGTACCGGCAGCCGCTATGGCTGTACCGCTTACATCGACGTTACCGATGATGCACGCGCCCAGGTCCCGCGCCAAAGCGCATGGTACAAAGAGACTTATACCAAACGTACCGGCGTCGAACGCTATTTCTCGCGCCTCGGCTCGCGCGAGGTCGAACAGACCACGCATTTCAATTACCGAGCCATCCGCAACCAGATGAGCATTGCACATCTGACGCTCGCGCTCACCGCCGTCGCCGCCGCATTCATTCTCGAACAGCCGGACAAAATCCGCTGTTACAAATCGTTTGCTGACGCCGCATAG
- a CDS encoding substrate-binding domain-containing protein → MDSVRNLREEFKVSTTVISQTLDLLERDQLIIREPARGVFVSRSNTVDNKPLRVILVFPEVGILPEVLPVGNWHANTEIYRGMLEVGIAHNTHIHLEYFPEAEDNFALNGQLQRLAGYDAAIFYGDQRRKLRSVAANEVAVVATVQFGAPAEYHESELAVGYSDRELVECLVDTIKSRGYRKCGCIAVPRTSDDVPFLHWRTLEYCRLGRAAGLPVPDDALQEVPFPVVAAEDEIVAFLRREKPDFLFYNSDHLEPLYNAVSKLNLQPGREIDFMYIGASSVCPICSRVTPPFRQIGREMISRIVDYCRWKRPLPSERIFLPPQIITGNSTGWSHDNRTDEM, encoded by the coding sequence CTGGACAGCGTCCGCAATCTGCGGGAGGAGTTCAAAGTCAGCACCACGGTGATCAGCCAGACACTGGATTTGCTGGAACGCGATCAACTGATCATCCGGGAGCCGGCCAGAGGGGTTTTCGTCAGCCGGAGCAATACGGTGGACAACAAGCCGCTGCGGGTGATCCTGGTTTTCCCGGAAGTGGGGATTCTGCCGGAAGTGCTGCCGGTCGGCAACTGGCACGCCAACACCGAGATCTACCGCGGCATGCTGGAAGTCGGGATTGCGCACAACACCCACATCCATCTGGAATATTTTCCGGAAGCGGAAGACAATTTCGCCTTGAACGGGCAGTTGCAGCGCCTGGCCGGCTATGACGCGGCAATCTTCTACGGCGACCAACGGCGCAAGCTGCGTTCCGTTGCCGCCAACGAGGTGGCGGTGGTGGCGACAGTTCAATTCGGGGCGCCGGCGGAATATCACGAGTCTGAACTGGCGGTCGGCTACAGCGACCGGGAACTGGTCGAATGCCTGGTCGACACGATCAAGTCGCGCGGCTACCGCAAGTGCGGCTGCATCGCAGTGCCGAGAACGTCGGACGATGTGCCGTTCCTGCACTGGCGGACGCTGGAATACTGCCGGCTGGGAAGAGCCGCCGGTCTGCCGGTGCCGGATGACGCGCTGCAGGAGGTGCCTTTTCCGGTGGTGGCGGCGGAGGACGAGATTGTCGCATTCCTGCGGCGGGAAAAGCCTGACTTCCTGTTCTATAACAGCGATCATTTGGAGCCTTTATACAATGCGGTTTCGAAATTGAACCTGCAGCCCGGCCGGGAAATCGATTTCATGTACATCGGCGCCTCGTCGGTCTGTCCGATCTGCAGCCGCGTCACGCCGCCTTTCCGGCAGATCGGCCGGGAAATGATCAGCCGGATCGTCGATTACTGCCGCTGGAAACGGCCGCTGCCTTCGGAAAGGATTTTTTTACCGCCGCAAATTATCACCGGCAATTCAACCGGCTGGTCCCATGATAACCGAACAGACGAGATGTAA
- a CDS encoding uroporphyrinogen decarboxylase family protein: MLTRKERLMRTIAGLSVDRPAVSFYEINGLTQRCDDPDRFNIFHDPSWKPLIQLAQEKTDRLVMTAALASRDGRLLDLLPPAIVEQRCEEKDDRRYYHTRVQAAGRELRSTYMVEADVNTSWCLDHLIKDVDDLRAWIDLPEEELRGEAYTADILRQEAELGDSGVVMIDSGDPLCTVAGLMAMDEFTVIALTEPELFREALEKALRFQLWVTEQVAAALPGRIWRICGPEYACPPYLPPELFHEYVTCFDRQLVEVIRRHGGYPRIHCHGRIREVLDEIVATGVVALDPIEPPPQGDVSLAYVREKYGRELTLFGNLEASDIENLESEAFRGKVRQALEEGTGGEGRGFVLMPSACPYGRKLSARAMRNYEVMIEEVEALS; the protein is encoded by the coding sequence ATGCTGACCCGTAAAGAACGTTTGATGCGGACGATTGCCGGCCTGAGCGTCGACCGTCCCGCCGTCAGTTTTTATGAAATCAACGGTTTGACCCAGCGGTGCGACGATCCGGACCGCTTCAATATCTTTCATGATCCGAGCTGGAAGCCGCTGATTCAGTTGGCGCAGGAAAAGACCGACCGGCTGGTGATGACTGCCGCGTTGGCCAGCCGCGACGGACGGCTGCTCGATCTGTTGCCGCCGGCGATCGTCGAACAGCGCTGCGAGGAAAAGGACGACCGGCGTTATTATCATACCCGGGTTCAGGCGGCCGGCCGGGAGTTGCGCAGCACCTATATGGTGGAAGCCGATGTCAATACCAGTTGGTGCCTGGACCATCTGATCAAGGATGTCGACGATTTGCGCGCCTGGATCGATTTGCCGGAGGAGGAGTTGCGCGGCGAAGCCTATACGGCCGATATTTTGCGCCAGGAAGCGGAACTCGGCGACAGCGGCGTGGTGATGATCGACAGCGGCGATCCGTTGTGTACGGTGGCGGGATTGATGGCGATGGATGAATTCACCGTCATCGCGCTGACCGAACCGGAACTGTTCCGCGAGGCGCTGGAGAAGGCCTTGCGTTTCCAATTGTGGGTGACGGAGCAGGTGGCGGCGGCGCTGCCGGGCCGGATCTGGCGGATTTGCGGGCCGGAATACGCCTGTCCGCCGTATCTGCCGCCGGAATTGTTCCATGAATACGTGACCTGCTTTGATCGCCAGCTGGTCGAAGTGATCCGCCGCCATGGCGGTTATCCGCGCATCCACTGTCACGGCCGCATCCGGGAAGTGCTCGACGAAATCGTCGCTACCGGCGTTGTAGCGCTCGATCCGATTGAGCCGCCGCCGCAGGGCGATGTGTCGCTGGCCTATGTCCGGGAAAAGTATGGCCGGGAATTGACCTTATTCGGCAATCTGGAGGCGTCGGATATCGAAAACCTGGAATCGGAAGCGTTTCGCGGCAAGGTCCGGCAGGCATTGGAGGAAGGAACCGGCGGGGAAGGGCGCGGCTTCGTGCTGATGCCGTCGGCCTGTCCGTACGGCCGCAAGTTGAGCGCCCGGGCGATGCGCAATTACGAAGTGATGATCGAAGAGGTCGAAGCGCTTTCATAG
- a CDS encoding 2-isopropylmalate synthase: MNSYPKYRYPETAPIADRIWPTRKITAAPMFASVDLRDGNQAFANPMDVDAKVEYFKMLTRIGFTEIEVGFPAASRDEFDFVRRLIEENLIPAGVRIVVFTQARAGLIARTIESIRGVERAVVHCYVAASDLHGRFVFGKSREEVRQMAVEGTRMIVEAIRDAGLQDRVGYEFSPEEFTDSDIDFIVDLACGVKECFGPCRKENFILNLPSTVERRPPYQYADLIEYFCRHYPYGAETTISVHTHNDQGCAIAAAEMAVLAGADRVEGTLCGHGERTGNMDMLTFALNFHSRGIATGLDFSFLPEIVRQVEKVSSIATHPRHPYAGELVFTAFSGSHQDAIRKGFAQREAIGEFFRQGWKLPYFHIDPADIGRSYEGLIRINSQSGKGGVAFVMEQVYGVELPKSLQTALAHEVQLVAEASKAEVAPEEIFAVFEQKIVNPPGGWQLVGLKQHNELVDGRVQTQIALQIAVSGPVRTFQGRGNGPIAATVDALQRAGVAPEFRLESYKEQAMTSGAAARAIACIGLRMAGRGEVVFGVGINENIAVAAVHAILNALNRASRPE; this comes from the coding sequence ATGAACAGTTACCCGAAGTATCGTTATCCGGAAACGGCGCCCATCGCCGACCGGATTTGGCCGACCCGGAAAATCACCGCCGCTCCGATGTTCGCCTCGGTCGATTTGCGCGACGGCAATCAAGCCTTTGCCAATCCGATGGATGTGGACGCCAAGGTGGAATATTTCAAGATGCTGACCCGGATCGGCTTTACGGAAATCGAAGTCGGATTTCCAGCCGCTTCCCGGGATGAATTTGATTTCGTCCGCCGGTTGATCGAAGAAAATTTGATCCCCGCCGGGGTGCGCATCGTCGTTTTCACCCAGGCGCGGGCCGGATTGATCGCCCGGACGATCGAATCGATTCGCGGCGTCGAACGGGCCGTCGTCCATTGTTACGTTGCCGCGTCCGATTTGCACGGCCGTTTTGTTTTCGGCAAAAGCCGGGAAGAGGTCAGACAAATGGCGGTCGAGGGGACCCGGATGATCGTTGAGGCGATCCGGGATGCCGGCTTGCAGGACCGGGTCGGCTATGAATTTTCCCCGGAGGAGTTCACCGACAGCGACATTGATTTCATCGTCGATCTGGCCTGCGGCGTCAAGGAGTGTTTCGGCCCCTGCCGCAAGGAAAATTTCATCCTCAATTTGCCGTCGACGGTCGAACGCCGGCCGCCGTATCAATATGCCGACTTGATCGAATATTTCTGCCGGCATTATCCGTACGGCGCTGAAACGACGATCAGCGTTCATACCCACAACGATCAGGGCTGTGCGATCGCCGCCGCCGAAATGGCGGTGTTGGCCGGCGCGGACCGGGTGGAAGGGACGCTCTGCGGCCACGGCGAGCGGACCGGCAATATGGATATGCTGACTTTTGCGTTGAATTTTCACAGCCGCGGCATCGCCACCGGTTTGGATTTTTCCTTCCTGCCGGAAATCGTCAGGCAGGTCGAAAAAGTGTCGTCGATCGCCACGCATCCGCGTCATCCCTACGCCGGCGAATTGGTTTTCACCGCCTTTTCCGGCTCTCACCAGGACGCGATCCGCAAAGGGTTTGCGCAGCGGGAGGCGATCGGCGAATTTTTCCGGCAGGGCTGGAAATTGCCCTATTTCCACATTGATCCGGCCGATATCGGCCGCAGTTACGAAGGATTGATCCGGATCAACAGTCAATCCGGCAAGGGCGGAGTCGCGTTTGTCATGGAGCAGGTCTATGGCGTGGAGTTGCCGAAAAGCCTTCAGACGGCATTGGCACATGAGGTGCAGTTGGTGGCCGAAGCGAGCAAAGCGGAAGTCGCCCCGGAGGAAATTTTTGCCGTGTTCGAACAGAAAATCGTCAACCCGCCCGGCGGCTGGCAGTTGGTCGGGCTGAAGCAGCACAATGAGTTGGTCGACGGCAGAGTGCAGACGCAGATTGCGTTGCAGATCGCCGTGTCCGGACCGGTGCGGACGTTTCAGGGCCGTGGCAACGGGCCGATTGCCGCGACGGTCGATGCCCTGCAGCGGGCCGGCGTGGCGCCGGAATTCCGGCTCGAGAGTTATAAGGAGCAGGCGATGACCAGCGGTGCCGCCGCCCGGGCGATCGCCTGTATCGGCCTCCGGATGGCCGGCCGCGGGGAGGTGGTGTTCGGCGTCGGCATCAACGAAAACATCGCGGTGGCGGCGGTTCATGCGATCCTGAATGCCTTGAACCGGGCGTCCCGGCCGGAATAA
- a CDS encoding AraC family transcriptional regulator: MKKTILTHGMPAPVEEIAGVWKFERRAGSAASAHAPVGHTFHYIDRGVFAPKINHCRYELCPGDLVYYGSGDLEEGRFPVDLTFYSVVFYSESFEPLPLQGRVLSGMTACRDDFVQLEQAFRAGAVLDCFSALYRILAAVQRCRSDRHEATPTERRWRAVMKYVRQTRQFHPDTGMLCRKFNISRATLLRDCRRSTGLPPVRYFKLWRLEEALALLRFSDMNVSEVAAYLGYRRIHEFSRDFSAYFGHAPSAERRGSEPSVN; encoded by the coding sequence ATGAAAAAGACGATTCTGACCCACGGTATGCCGGCGCCGGTGGAAGAAATTGCCGGCGTCTGGAAATTCGAACGGCGGGCCGGTTCGGCGGCGAGTGCCCATGCGCCGGTCGGCCATACCTTTCATTATATCGACCGCGGTGTGTTCGCGCCGAAGATCAACCATTGCCGTTATGAGTTATGTCCCGGCGATCTGGTCTATTACGGCAGCGGGGATCTGGAGGAGGGGCGTTTCCCGGTCGATTTGACGTTTTATTCGGTGGTGTTTTATTCGGAAAGTTTCGAACCGCTGCCGTTGCAGGGCCGGGTGCTGTCCGGCATGACTGCCTGCCGGGACGATTTCGTTCAGTTGGAACAGGCGTTCCGGGCCGGAGCCGTGCTGGACTGCTTTTCGGCGCTGTATCGGATTCTGGCGGCAGTACAGCGCTGCCGGTCGGACCGGCACGAGGCGACGCCGACCGAACGCCGCTGGCGGGCGGTGATGAAATACGTCCGCCAGACGCGGCAATTCCATCCGGATACCGGAATGTTGTGCCGCAAATTCAATATCAGCCGGGCGACGCTGCTGCGCGATTGCCGCCGGAGCACCGGGTTGCCGCCGGTGCGGTACTTCAAATTATGGCGGCTGGAGGAAGCGTTGGCGCTGTTGCGGTTTTCGGACATGAATGTTTCGGAAGTGGCGGCTTATCTGGGGTATCGGCGCATCCACGAGTTTTCCCGGGATTTTTCGGCATATTTCGGTCATGCCCCGTCGGCAGAACGCCGCGGCAGTGAGCCGTCGGTGAATTGA
- a CDS encoding glycoside hydrolase family 9 protein: MKQLQRMTRILLVFVLAAVVMVLFSGYARELKSILDLKRQPESQPLDWSSGKLQIFPLSDQYLVVAGDFADFLTERVHAAYGERLKLADRYLAAGSLPLWSYQFLYNFAGCELAAEYHPQIRDKFEKADYFTITVNDQPMAIAENGYWLNANGLMRLKKAVDPGCQITRNAELVHFAYLKLAQPLPDRARVKVTTPDQLSAEFTYDDTRTLSRAIKVNQVGYAAEAGRKYGYFGLWLGTLGPMPTRQWVDREFHLRNAENDAVVYTGRLALRSEEQYTRKDDKLVPLIGEEVLEMDFSDWQTPGRYYLQIPGIGRSWEFIIGDDAIGRAFYVQTRGLFQQRSGIAKTTEHTQWPIGADHKISWRGHFAPNDLQYSVKSGCITNAAGEAVKLTPFEMVAATATDEALPDVYGGWWDAGDFDRRPYHFAVVDALLSVYLLFPENFSDHQLDLPESGNGIPDIIDEAAWGVDVWRRAQNDAGGVGCWLEATSHPKNPDPVTDTQRYYLAQPTCESSLEYAAYAAKLARAYRHCGATEQAELFLASARRAFDYALDPANRQVVHFEHPKLGKLTYREPEELPGQLLFKAALNLFLTTGEERYEPYVNEKNFKAALNVCLNTRPAYYLSELAEDERAFFSYTTRYRIQVRQAADKYLKSQEELAYRNVNWPLDHGFFLNLGWGYGLPLFKGSAFIMAWRTTDDPKYRDAALLLVDWMLGANPMGRSLTTGLGRVYPIRLLSLPNQVMSETLVDPMPGLTIYGFTGRVHYNALNMIYMLNYDPRSDHNFKGCHLSLMPHQISGGREMSRDDTAAWLAANLPVWRRHANLEDYAVDENEFTVWETMAPAAAAYGALLKPGWKPPPDWKDLQPVRDPAQLPGHIYLP, encoded by the coding sequence ATGAAACAATTGCAGCGAATGACCAGAATATTGCTGGTATTCGTTCTGGCGGCGGTGGTTATGGTGTTGTTTTCCGGCTACGCCCGGGAACTCAAAAGCATTCTGGATCTCAAGCGCCAACCGGAAAGCCAACCGCTCGACTGGTCAAGCGGCAAACTGCAAATTTTCCCGCTTTCCGATCAATATCTGGTCGTCGCCGGCGATTTCGCCGATTTTCTGACCGAGCGGGTCCATGCCGCCTACGGCGAACGCCTGAAACTGGCCGACCGTTATCTGGCGGCCGGTTCGCTGCCGTTGTGGTCGTACCAGTTTCTCTACAACTTCGCCGGCTGCGAACTCGCCGCCGAGTACCACCCGCAAATTCGCGACAAATTTGAAAAGGCCGATTATTTCACGATTACCGTCAACGATCAGCCCATGGCGATTGCCGAAAATGGTTACTGGCTCAATGCCAACGGCTTGATGCGGCTAAAAAAAGCCGTCGATCCGGGCTGCCAGATCACCAGAAATGCCGAATTGGTCCATTTCGCCTATCTCAAACTGGCCCAACCGCTGCCCGACCGCGCCCGGGTCAAGGTAACTACCCCGGACCAATTGTCCGCCGAATTCACCTATGACGATACCCGAACGCTGTCGAGAGCCATCAAAGTCAACCAGGTCGGCTATGCTGCCGAAGCCGGCCGGAAATACGGTTACTTCGGCCTGTGGCTCGGAACGCTGGGGCCGATGCCGACCCGGCAATGGGTCGACCGGGAATTTCACCTCCGCAACGCCGAAAACGACGCGGTCGTCTATACCGGCCGGTTGGCACTGCGCTCCGAAGAACAATATACGCGGAAAGACGATAAGCTGGTGCCGTTGATCGGGGAAGAAGTCCTGGAAATGGATTTTTCCGACTGGCAGACGCCGGGCCGCTATTATCTGCAGATTCCGGGCATCGGCCGTTCCTGGGAGTTCATCATCGGCGACGACGCGATCGGCCGGGCGTTTTACGTGCAGACGCGGGGACTCTTTCAGCAGCGCAGCGGCATCGCCAAAACCACCGAGCACACCCAGTGGCCGATCGGGGCGGATCACAAAATTTCCTGGCGCGGCCATTTCGCCCCGAACGACCTGCAGTACTCGGTCAAATCCGGCTGCATCACCAATGCCGCCGGCGAAGCTGTCAAGCTGACGCCGTTCGAGATGGTCGCCGCCACCGCCACTGACGAAGCGCTGCCGGACGTCTACGGCGGCTGGTGGGATGCCGGTGATTTCGACCGGCGCCCCTATCACTTCGCCGTGGTGGACGCTCTGCTGAGCGTCTATCTGCTGTTTCCGGAGAATTTCTCCGACCATCAACTGGATCTGCCGGAATCCGGCAACGGAATTCCGGACATCATCGACGAAGCCGCCTGGGGCGTCGATGTCTGGCGGCGCGCCCAGAACGACGCCGGCGGCGTCGGCTGCTGGCTGGAAGCGACCAGCCACCCGAAAAATCCCGATCCGGTTACCGATACCCAACGCTATTATCTGGCCCAGCCCACCTGCGAAAGCAGCCTGGAATATGCCGCCTATGCCGCCAAACTCGCCAGAGCCTACCGGCATTGCGGCGCGACGGAACAGGCCGAACTCTTTCTGGCCTCGGCCCGCCGGGCGTTCGACTATGCGCTCGATCCGGCCAACCGCCAGGTCGTCCATTTCGAACACCCCAAGCTCGGCAAACTCACTTACCGGGAACCGGAGGAATTGCCGGGACAGTTGTTGTTCAAAGCGGCGCTGAATCTGTTTCTGACCACCGGCGAAGAACGCTATGAACCTTATGTGAACGAAAAAAACTTCAAAGCGGCGCTCAACGTCTGCCTCAATACCAGACCGGCTTACTATCTGAGCGAGCTGGCGGAGGACGAAAGAGCGTTCTTCTCCTACACCACCCGCTACCGGATTCAAGTCCGGCAAGCCGCCGACAAATATCTGAAAAGCCAGGAGGAACTGGCTTACCGGAATGTCAACTGGCCGCTCGACCACGGCTTTTTCCTCAATCTGGGCTGGGGCTACGGGCTGCCGCTGTTCAAAGGCAGCGCTTTCATCATGGCCTGGCGCACCACCGACGATCCCAAATACCGCGATGCGGCGCTGTTGCTCGTCGACTGGATGCTGGGCGCCAATCCGATGGGACGCAGCCTGACTACCGGCCTCGGCCGGGTTTATCCGATCCGCCTGCTGTCGCTGCCGAATCAGGTGATGAGCGAAACGCTCGTCGACCCGATGCCCGGTCTGACCATCTACGGGTTCACCGGCCGGGTTCACTACAACGCGCTCAATATGATCTATATGCTCAATTACGATCCGCGCAGCGACCACAATTTCAAAGGCTGTCACCTTTCGCTGATGCCGCACCAGATCAGCGGCGGCCGTGAAATGTCGCGCGACGACACCGCCGCCTGGCTGGCGGCCAATCTGCCGGTCTGGCGCCGCCATGCCAACCTGGAAGATTACGCCGTCGATGAAAACGAATTCACCGTCTGGGAAACGATGGCGCCGGCGGCGGCGGCATACGGCGCCTTGCTGAAACCGGGCTGGAAACCGCCGCCGGACTGGAAAGACCTCCAACCGGTTCGCGACCCGGCGCAATTACCGGGTCACATCTACCTGCCCTGA
- a CDS encoding glycosyltransferase family 4 protein, producing the protein MKVMQIIRRIRFAEWGGTENVVWNSSRELLANGIDTEILATNALGGEAFEQREGLTIRRFDCFYPYFPLSAGRRRMLDKKGGNPVCFGMADYLRRQRFDLIHTHNAGRLAELAAGAARRRGVPLVVSLHGGCFDIPEQEKAEMLRPLRHTFSYGGAIERLLRLRCDYLAQAAGVICVGANEEAELRRRYPDKLIRFLPNGVDVDKFARPAAFDWHRELKLEDGVRILLNVSRIDYQKNQKLLVRLLAELKARGDRVHLLLIGPVTAEWYGRELLALAESLQVRKQLTLVPGLPPDDERLAAAYQQAEVFLLPSLHEPFGIVVLEAWSAGVPVLAARVGGLRYLVEDGKTGLQFDPEALPSLLAAYDALPPLRMQLGRNARAEVAARYGWPVIGRQLAEFYREVIAYYNHRDLRNGKSSE; encoded by the coding sequence ATGAAAGTGATGCAGATTATCCGCCGCATTCGATTTGCCGAGTGGGGCGGGACGGAAAATGTCGTCTGGAATTCCAGCCGTGAACTGCTCGCCAACGGCATCGACACCGAAATTCTGGCGACCAACGCGCTGGGCGGCGAGGCGTTTGAGCAACGCGAGGGACTGACGATCCGCCGTTTCGACTGTTTTTACCCCTATTTCCCGCTCTCGGCGGGGCGTCGCCGGATGCTGGACAAAAAGGGCGGCAATCCGGTTTGCTTCGGCATGGCCGATTACCTGCGCCGGCAGCGATTCGATTTGATCCATACCCACAATGCCGGCCGGTTGGCGGAGCTGGCGGCCGGCGCCGCCCGGCGGCGGGGGGTGCCGCTGGTCGTTTCGCTGCACGGCGGCTGCTTCGACATTCCGGAGCAGGAAAAGGCTGAGATGTTGCGGCCGCTGCGTCATACCTTCAGTTACGGCGGCGCCATTGAGCGGCTGTTGCGTTTGCGTTGCGATTATCTGGCACAGGCGGCCGGCGTCATCTGTGTCGGCGCCAACGAGGAGGCGGAGCTGCGCCGTCGTTATCCGGATAAATTGATCCGCTTTTTGCCGAACGGCGTCGACGTGGACAAATTCGCCCGTCCGGCGGCGTTCGACTGGCATCGGGAGCTGAAACTGGAGGATGGCGTCAGGATTCTGTTGAATGTTTCCCGGATCGATTACCAGAAAAATCAGAAACTGCTGGTGCGGCTGCTGGCGGAGTTGAAGGCGCGCGGCGACCGGGTTCATCTGCTGCTGATCGGTCCGGTGACGGCCGAATGGTACGGCCGGGAATTGCTCGCATTGGCGGAATCGCTGCAGGTGAGGAAGCAACTGACGCTGGTTCCCGGATTGCCGCCGGATGACGAACGGCTGGCCGCGGCTTACCAGCAGGCGGAGGTTTTTCTGCTGCCGTCGCTGCACGAACCGTTCGGCATCGTTGTGCTGGAAGCATGGAGTGCCGGAGTACCGGTGCTGGCGGCCCGGGTAGGCGGCTTGCGTTACTTGGTCGAAGATGGCAAAACCGGCCTGCAGTTCGATCCGGAAGCGTTGCCGTCGCTGTTGGCGGCTTACGATGCCTTGCCGCCGCTTCGAATGCAGCTCGGTCGGAATGCCCGGGCGGAAGTGGCGGCCCGTTACGGCTGGCCGGTGATCGGCCGCCAGTTGGCGGAATTCTACCGCGAAGTGATCGCGTATTACAATCACCGGGATTTAAGGAACGGTAAAAGTTCTGAATAG